The following are from one region of the Erwinia billingiae Eb661 genome:
- a CDS encoding C40 family peptidase, translating into MKHLFTFKNLFTLAFIVIAGCSSKHDSGRNVADNNEQQNSNLAEQPDLIPVLAALHDQMHSWQGTPYHWGGTNLQGVDCSGFVWRTLKDRFNIPMDRVTTKELIEMGKPVARNQLQTGDLVFFRIHNELHVGFYDTQDQFLHASVSNGVMRSSLDNPYWKSVYYQARRLKKEVGAEISFNSDKKNLFLASK; encoded by the coding sequence ATGAAACATTTATTCACATTCAAGAATCTGTTCACTCTCGCCTTTATCGTCATTGCGGGATGTTCATCGAAACATGATTCTGGCCGTAACGTTGCAGATAATAATGAGCAGCAAAATAGTAACCTGGCAGAGCAACCCGATTTGATTCCGGTGCTCGCCGCTTTGCACGATCAAATGCACTCATGGCAGGGTACGCCGTATCACTGGGGCGGCACCAACCTGCAGGGCGTTGACTGCTCCGGATTTGTCTGGCGCACCTTAAAAGATCGCTTCAATATTCCGATGGACCGCGTCACCACCAAAGAGCTGATCGAAATGGGTAAGCCGGTGGCAAGAAATCAACTGCAAACTGGCGACCTGGTATTTTTCCGTATTCATAATGAGCTGCATGTGGGTTTTTATGATACTCAGGATCAGTTCCTGCATGCGTCAGTCAGTAATGGCGTGATGCGTTCGTCGCTGGATAATCCGTACTGGAAATCGGTTTATTACCAGGCGCGTAGGTTGAAAAAAGAAGTCGGGGCGGAAATTTCGTTTAATAGCGATAAGAAAAATCTCTTTCTTGCCAGTAAATAA
- a CDS encoding TetR/AcrR family transcriptional regulator, translated as MSALKANSGAKLLKTGPRKPGRPRGGAINVEQRDHLLDIAIHLFAQQGIAETSMNAIARNAGVTPAMMNYYFHSREALLDIIIEERFLPVRSRIFAVFVANADAPMLAIEQMVRELASTAQRDSWFAPLWMQEAVSENSPLRLRIQEKFGKEARIKILSIMEGWKKQGKINAQINTVLLMSSLLSLVLVPLVQLRPGDDDETREAIVQHALALLCKGISPE; from the coding sequence ATGTCCGCACTGAAAGCAAATTCTGGCGCTAAGCTGCTGAAAACTGGTCCACGTAAGCCAGGCCGCCCTCGCGGCGGTGCGATTAACGTCGAGCAGCGCGATCATCTGCTGGATATTGCGATCCATCTTTTTGCCCAACAGGGCATCGCCGAAACCTCAATGAACGCCATCGCCCGTAACGCCGGTGTGACGCCGGCGATGATGAATTACTACTTTCACTCCAGAGAAGCCCTGCTCGATATCATTATCGAAGAGCGTTTCCTGCCGGTGCGCAGTCGTATTTTTGCGGTTTTTGTCGCCAACGCTGACGCACCGATGCTGGCGATTGAACAGATGGTCAGGGAACTGGCGTCCACCGCGCAGCGCGACAGCTGGTTTGCCCCCCTGTGGATGCAGGAAGCGGTCAGTGAAAACTCGCCACTGCGCCTGCGGATCCAGGAAAAATTTGGCAAAGAAGCGCGCATTAAAATCCTCAGCATTATGGAGGGCTGGAAAAAGCAGGGAAAAATCAACGCGCAGATCAATACGGTGCTGTTGATGAGCTCTCTACTTAGCCTGGTGCTGGTGCCTCTGGTGCAACTGCGGCCGGGTGATGATGATGAAACCCGTGAAGCGATCGTCCAACACGCGCTCGCCCTGTTGTGCAAAGGAATTTCGCCGGAATAA
- a CDS encoding MDR family MFS transporter, with translation MDSESTSLNQPDVQTKEPSLRLLFIALLLVMLLAALDQTIVSTALPTIVGELGGLDKLTWVVVAYTLASTVVVPLYGKFGDLYGRKPVLQLSIVLFLLGSALCGLAQNMDQLVLTRALQGLGGGGLMVVSMAAVADVVPPATRGRYQGLFGGVFGLATVIGPLTGGFIVQHMSWRWIFYINLPLGLLALVIIGLVLKPGGKRKQHEIDVLGAFYLSMALVGITLFTSEGGSVKAWSDPALWCILAFGIVGVIGFIHEERLASEPIIPLRLFRERSFLLSSLIGFIIGMSLFGSVTFLPLYLQIVKEATPTQAGMQLLPLMGGLLLTSIISGRIISRTGKYRVFPIAGTLLASIGMGLLTTITTESPTWHLYLFTCVMGMGLGMVMQVLVIVVQNTVEPHLLGVATSSVTLFRSVGGSIGVALFGTVFSQVLKSGLERLIPEGTELPRSMDPKAIQHLPTAIHHDYLLAFGDAIHAAFLMAMCVMILAFVLSWLLPEAPLRRE, from the coding sequence ATGGATTCAGAATCCACTTCATTAAATCAACCTGACGTGCAGACCAAAGAGCCTTCTTTGCGTCTGCTGTTTATCGCGTTACTGCTGGTTATGCTGCTGGCCGCACTGGACCAGACCATCGTTTCAACGGCGCTGCCGACCATCGTGGGCGAGTTGGGCGGGCTGGATAAGCTCACCTGGGTGGTGGTGGCCTATACGCTGGCCTCCACGGTGGTGGTGCCGCTGTACGGTAAGTTCGGCGATCTTTACGGTCGGAAGCCGGTACTGCAGCTGTCGATCGTATTGTTCCTGCTGGGATCGGCGCTGTGCGGACTGGCGCAAAACATGGATCAGCTGGTGTTGACCCGTGCGCTTCAGGGACTTGGCGGCGGCGGGCTGATGGTGGTCAGTATGGCGGCGGTGGCCGATGTGGTTCCACCCGCCACGCGGGGCCGTTATCAGGGGCTGTTCGGCGGCGTGTTTGGCCTGGCCACGGTGATCGGGCCGTTAACCGGCGGATTTATCGTCCAGCATATGTCGTGGCGTTGGATTTTCTATATCAATCTGCCGCTGGGGCTGCTGGCGCTGGTGATTATTGGACTGGTGCTCAAGCCCGGCGGCAAGCGCAAACAGCATGAGATTGATGTGCTGGGTGCCTTTTATCTCAGCATGGCGCTGGTGGGCATCACGCTGTTTACCAGTGAAGGCGGCTCGGTGAAAGCCTGGTCCGATCCGGCATTATGGTGCATCCTGGCGTTTGGCATCGTCGGTGTGATTGGCTTTATCCACGAAGAGCGGCTGGCCTCGGAGCCGATTATCCCGCTGCGGCTGTTCCGCGAGCGCAGCTTCCTGCTGTCGAGTCTGATCGGCTTTATTATCGGCATGTCTTTATTCGGCAGCGTAACCTTCCTGCCGCTCTATTTGCAGATAGTGAAGGAAGCAACGCCCACCCAGGCGGGGATGCAGCTGTTGCCGTTGATGGGCGGGTTATTACTGACGTCAATCATCAGTGGCCGCATCATCAGCCGCACCGGAAAATATCGCGTCTTCCCGATTGCCGGCACCTTACTGGCCAGTATCGGTATGGGACTGCTGACCACCATTACCACCGAGTCGCCCACCTGGCATCTTTATCTGTTTACCTGCGTGATGGGAATGGGGCTGGGCATGGTGATGCAGGTGCTGGTGATTGTGGTGCAGAACACCGTGGAGCCGCATTTGCTGGGCGTGGCGACCTCATCCGTCACGCTGTTCCGCTCTGTGGGCGGCTCGATTGGCGTGGCGCTGTTTGGCACGGTATTCAGTCAGGTGCTGAAGTCCGGGCTGGAACGTCTGATACCGGAAGGAACAGAATTGCCGCGCAGCATGGATCCCAAAGCAATACAGCATTTGCCGACGGCCATTCACCATGACTATCTGCTGGCGTTTGGGGATGCCATTCATGCGGCGTTTTTAATGGCGATGTGCGTGATGATCCTCGCCTTTGTTTTATCCTGGTTGCTGCCTGAAGCGCCGCTTCGTCGCGAATAG